CCGCTCGGACAAGTTCGTTGATAAATTCAGGTTTGTTTGTATTTGTAAGAATAACTACGCCATCACCGCTTGTTTTATTTCCAACAAAATAGGAGCTAAAGCCTTCGTTCCATCCACCATGGCAAAAATAAGATGAACCGTCGTAATCTTCCAGAAAGACACCTAATCCTATAATAGGTTCAATATAGGGGCTTGTGAATTCTTCGGCCATCTTCTTGGAAATAACAGTACTACTTTTGCCATTTAAGGTCCGTTGAATATCGATCACGAATCTAGCGTAATCTTCTGCTGTTGACCACAATCCAGCAGCCGCCTGCTCTGGGTAGACATGATATCTTCCTTCGACTTTTTTACCATCTACAGTATAAGCCGTCGCCGCAAATTGTTTTTTCAACTCAGGAAGAGGCTGGGCAAAAGTGCTATTTTTCATACCCAAAGGTGAGAGTACCTTTTCTTCCATTATGCTACTATAATCTGTCCCTTCAATATCAACGAGCATCTGTTGAAGTACGGTATAGCCACCGCCTGAATACCGAAAATTTAAGCCAGGAAGTTTATCAACATACACCATAGGTGTATTAGCAGGCTTTAGACCACTCAGTACTTCTACCGCTGTAGGAATTGGGTCTGTTGTCCGATAGCCCGGGAAACCACTTACAGTAAGTCCCGCAGTGTGGCTAAGGATATTTTTGAGTGTAACAGTTTTCGCTCTGGTCCAATTATTTTCGGGTATTTTCCAGGATTTCAGGTATAAATTCACATCGGCATTGGATGCCAACTTGCCAAGCTCCACTTCCTTCAATGCAGCGTATGCACTTACGGGCTTGCTCATGGACGCCACCTGAAATAAGGTGTTTGACCTAACTGGTGTTTTCGAATCGAGATCGGCAAAACCATACGTTTTGCTCCATAATATTTCAGCGTTTTTTATCACGGCGATGCTTACACCTGGAACCTGATAAAATTCCATGCGCGATTTAATATTCCAGGCCGGCTCACCCTCAAAACGAACAGGCGGTATGAGACTCGATTCGACATGAGAAATCTCCTTTATTTTTTGAGGGGTCGTTTGAGCACATGCGGTTGACACTAGTATCGCAAAAATTCCAGTAATTGGTAAAGCTTTCATTTTATTTATGATCGTTTAAATGGTGATACGAAGCGTCTCTCCTATCTCTTGCTCGCTTCTTTGTAATTCTTCATTGACAGTAGATGCCAATTTTATTGCCAAAACCATAAATCACTGTAAAACAATATTATGCAATAGTATTCCAAAATAAATTGATCGTATTCGGACATTTATTGTCCGAATACGATCAATTTATTTTTACTAAGCGGTATCTCGCTTTTCTAACATCATCAGCTGTCAGCCCCATAGCATGTTCGCATACAGTAGCATCTTCATTGTCGTATTAGGATCGCCAATAGAAGTTTCCTTTTGGTTGAATTGTGGAAAAATGAAAACGGGGCATACTAGCCCCGTTACATTGTTTGATTAATTGATACTTAATGATTCGGATTACCATAATAGTTTTGATAATTCTGAATGGTAGCACTAAACCATGCTCCACAGCTGCTATAATACATATCATTGGCTCCATAGCTGGTGTACGTGAGAACCTGAGTTTCGATCAACTGACCGCTTGTATTATAGATACTCATCGTCAATCTACATAGCGTACGAGACTTTCCGAGCTTGATCTCTTTGGCTTCGCTCACGATATTCAAATTAGCTTTTCCAGTTTGTGATTTGTAAATCGTTGATTTTTCAACAAGGCTGTTGTCGGCCGCTTTTGGCCCCGTTTTCGCAAAAGTAGCAGATGACATTAAAGCCAAGGCTACGGCGCTCATCATTAATTTTTTCATGTTACTAAGTTTTAGATAAATACATTGGAGGACCAGCCTCACTGTTAATTAACCTAAAACTGCCAATAAATTTAACACAGTAAACACTGTAATAAATATCTGATGTAGTCGTAACAATATTCGGTTGGTTTGATCAAATTTTTGAAAATAAATAAGAATTCAAAAAATTCTACTACCTTTGCAATCATCAGATGATATGACTATATGAAGACTGAAGCTATCGTACGAAGATCCTTGGCAGAGGAAGTTGCCGCGGCAATAGAAGAAAAAATCAAATTAGGTGAATTTCCGGTAGAATCTAAACTTCCTACGGAACCAGAATTGATGAAACAATTTGCTGTGGGCAGATCCAGCATTCGTGAGGCGGTCAAATATTTAAGTCAATCAGGCTATCTCAATGTACAACAAGGTCTAGGTACTTTTGTTAAAAGTAGCACGGGTCATCATGCTCTTGACTCAAAAATTGAAAAAGCCAATTTTAACGATATTTTTGAAGTTAGACACGTATTGGAATTGCGAATTATTGAAAAAGCAGCCTTAAATCGTACTTCGAAAGGCCTCAAGGATATGGCTCAAGCGCTCAAAAATAGAGCAAAATATGCCGAAATGGGAAATTTGATGGCGTGCGTGGATGCCGATATTGCCTTTCACAGTGCAATTGCTGAATCATGTGGAAATAGTATTTTGACCGCTTTATATACAACTTTATCTGAACATGTCAATAAGTTCTTCATGACTATTTATAAGGATACAGTACCCTTCTTAACTTCACAACAGCAACACGAGGAACTGATGTTGGCAATCAAAGATAAAGAAGTGAAAAAAGCTGTTGATATTGCTAACCGAATTATCCAACAGCTGTAATTTTCCTATAGCATATGCAAATTATCAATCTCAATATACTCTATTTTTATCAATTAAAACATCAGATGACCTGATGAATATTTCTTTTATGAAAACACAATCATTAAACCCGAGTGGATCTTGGAAAAGCTCCGAAACCGTCTATCCGATTTTATTTGCGATTAGTCTTTCACACTTGCTCAATGACTTGATTCAGTCGGTCATCCCAGCAGTATATCCCATGTTAAAATCAAATTATGCACTTAGTTTTACCCAAATTGGTATTATAACGTTGGTTTTTCAGCTTACAGCTTCTATTTTGCAACCCTTCGTTGGTTTGTATACAGATAAAAACCCTACACCACGATCACTCGCTGTCGGTATGCTTTTCTCTTTAGCAGGATTGATATGCATTTCTTTTGCGTCAAACTTTATCTACATTCTCCTTTCTGTAAGTCTTATTGGCATGGGTTCGTCTATATTTCATCCTGAAGCTTCTCGAGTTGCTCATTTAGCTTCCGGAGGCAAAAAGGGGCTCGCCCAGTCTATCTTCCAAGTCGGTGGTAATGCTGGTGGTGCGATAGGTCCCCTTCTTGTAGCACTTATTGTGATCCCTTTGGGCCAACAATACATTGGTGTATTTGGCGTATTGGCCATTGTAGCCGTTATGATTCTTACTTATGTCGGTAATTGGTATCAAATACATCTCAAGCCGAAGACACAAACAACTACTGTTGGTGCTTCAAAAGCCGACCTGCCAAAATCAAAAGTAGTATTTGCACTTGTAATTTTATTGGTACTCATTTTTTCCAAATATTTTTACATGGCTTCAATGACCAGTTATTTCACCTTCTATTTGATCAATAAATTCCATGTTTCGGTTCAGGAATCTCAGATATACTTATTTATATTTCTTGCTTCTGTAGCTGCGGGAACTATATTAGGGGGGCCATTGGGAGATCGCTATGGGCGTAAACTAATTATCTGGGTATCGATTCTCGGAGCGGCTCCGTTCACATTACTATTGCCACATGTCGGTCTAGGGCTAACCATTATCCTCGCTATTTTAATAGGTCTTATTATATCGTCTGCATTCTCTGCTATCTTGGTCTATGCGACAGAACTCATCCCAGGAAAGGTCGGAATGATTGCTGGTTTATTTTTTGGCTTTGCTTTTGGTATGGGGGGAATTGGTTCAGCAGTTCTGGGCTGGCTTGCAGATCAAACCTCAATCGAATATGTATTTAATATCTGTGCTTATCTTCCATTAATCGGAGTAGTTACAGGGCTATTACCTAATATAAGTCAGCAGAAAAAGTAATTATATAATCAGTGTGTCCGAAAAGTTTGTCACTTGTTTTGTGGAAACTATTTTTGAATAGCAGATAAAGCTTCAACCTGTCCAAAGAGCTATGGTGAAATCCGGTGAAAAATGGCAACAATAAGCGAATGGGAAGCCCTTTGCTTCGTACCTACTTCGTACTTTCTTCGGATCATCAATAGATTCCGTACAGATGCTGAACAGTCATTGACCAGTCTCCGAACAGGAAAATACTGGTCAGGAACTGGCCAATAGCTAATCCTTATCCGGTGAGCTCCGAAGCTTGTCCGAAGCAGGTACGAACACAATAGGTATCTAAGGCATATTGCCGCCACTAGCAGCATATACTGAAACTTATTCCTGTCGCTTATCAATACAGCATAGTTACTAAAATTGGACCTATTCAAAACGTATTAAAAATTAGCCGTAAAAAAAGCTGTCCAAAAAAATGCAGTGTCCCCAAAAAGTTAGACATTTTCTGGGGGCACTGCACATTTGGACAGCTTCTTTAAATACTAGTAACCTGGATTTTGGATCAATTTTGTATTTCGATTAACCTCATCGCGATGCAAAGACGTGTAGTACATTTTGTCATCCCAGTTCCTATTTTCGATACCTGGATCAATATTGGATACCGTATAGGTATAGGTGTAGTTATCGGGATTATATTGATAAAGAGTTACATTTTTACCCGCCTTAAGGGTTCCCGTGATGTTTATAATATTTGCTTTACGACCTATAGTTTCCGCGGCTATCATCCAGCGTCGCGCGTCAAAGAAGCGATGCTCCTCGTAGGCTAATTCAATACGGCGCTCGTTTCTATAACGTGCTTTTAGAGCCGCTCCGGTTTCGGCGGTTGGAATTGCAGGCATTCCAGCTCTAAAGCGGATTTTGTTTAACCATGTTTTAGCTTCATTCTCTTCTCCTAATTCAAGACATGCTTCTACATAGTTCAATATCGCCTCTGTATAGCGAAACATTGGCCAGGGAATGCGCTGTCTTGTGTTTTGATCCTGCATTGTAGGGTCCGGATCTGTAAATTTACGAATATAATATCCTGTCCGTGAACCATTCCAATCTTCAATCGGGCTTTTTCTTGTGTCAAGGCCAAATTGGATAACCTTTTGTCCTTTGGCATTCATTATTTCGTATTGACCTGTTTGGATTTGATTCGCCTTATCTCTTTCAGCGACATCGGCTGTCCTAGGTTTCCAATCCGCACCGTCGTATAAAATTGTTGCCTTTAAACGTGGGTCACGATTTTGATAAGGGCTGGCTGCCATAGTAGGATTTGACCAGCTGAATTTTTGGCCATCAATAGTCTCGTAGTCGTCTACCAAGAGTTGTATCGGTGTATTTCCGGCCCAGTTATGATAGCCATTTGGACCGTTGTCTCGCCCTACCCAGCCACCACGTTCATCCTTTTCGTCAATAAAGAATCTCCCAGAATAATATCTTTTCCTGCTGTAAAATCAACTGTCTTGCTCCCCCCTCCTAACGATACGGCCATATAGTTGGCAGTACCCTCAATAGGCGAGGCGGGTTGAGTTAGGTCTAACTTATAGGCGAATTCTGTATGATCCAGTACGGCTTTTGCTGCGGCTTTTGCTTTTGTCCAACGCTCCACCTGATTGCCACTCGTGTACATTAGATATTCTGGATTTTTATACCCTGCCAATAATGTTGATTTTGCTTTGGCTTTACCCGCATCGTGGAGATCGCTGGCAGCATAGAGTAATACCCTTGATTTTAAGGCCAATACTGCAGTTTCATTTGCACGTCCCTTTGTTGATGAACTGCCCTTTAACAAAAGAGCTGCGCTGTCTAGATCTTTCACGATGGCATTGACACAC
The Sphingobacterium multivorum genome window above contains:
- a CDS encoding serine hydrolase — its product is MKALPITGIFAILVSTACAQTTPQKIKEISHVESSLIPPVRFEGEPAWNIKSRMEFYQVPGVSIAVIKNAEILWSKTYGFADLDSKTPVRSNTLFQVASMSKPVSAYAALKEVELGKLASNADVNLYLKSWKIPENNWTRAKTVTLKNILSHTAGLTVSGFPGYRTTDPIPTAVEVLSGLKPANTPMVYVDKLPGLNFRYSGGGYTVLQQMLVDIEGTDYSSIMEEKVLSPLGMKNSTFAQPLPELKKQFAATAYTVDGKKVEGRYHVYPEQAAAGLWSTAEDYARFVIDIQRTLNGKSSTVISKKMAEEFTSPYIEPIIGLGVFLEDYDGSSYFCHGGWNEGFSSYFVGNKTSGDGVVILTNTNKPEFINELVRAVALTYQWPNYLAPINKILPLSSQELNVNSGRYRSGKYGVIRVYSESGKLMSVQNLDKPVELVKVSANTFVMRDRNVNVVFSKDTKSGQYELVQVLRDKKIYSKNPKVNANDRTPLELILEGNFEDGLKAFQKAKEQDSDDELLSEGFLNGAGYELLNQHKINQAIDIFKVNTVLYPKSENVYDSLAEAYLKSGQIDSAKKNYQKVREINPKNERVSKILETL
- a CDS encoding FadR/GntR family transcriptional regulator — protein: MKTEAIVRRSLAEEVAAAIEEKIKLGEFPVESKLPTEPELMKQFAVGRSSIREAVKYLSQSGYLNVQQGLGTFVKSSTGHHALDSKIEKANFNDIFEVRHVLELRIIEKAALNRTSKGLKDMAQALKNRAKYAEMGNLMACVDADIAFHSAIAESCGNSILTALYTTLSEHVNKFFMTIYKDTVPFLTSQQQHEELMLAIKDKEVKKAVDIANRIIQQL
- a CDS encoding MFS transporter: MKTQSLNPSGSWKSSETVYPILFAISLSHLLNDLIQSVIPAVYPMLKSNYALSFTQIGIITLVFQLTASILQPFVGLYTDKNPTPRSLAVGMLFSLAGLICISFASNFIYILLSVSLIGMGSSIFHPEASRVAHLASGGKKGLAQSIFQVGGNAGGAIGPLLVALIVIPLGQQYIGVFGVLAIVAVMILTYVGNWYQIHLKPKTQTTTVGASKADLPKSKVVFALVILLVLIFSKYFYMASMTSYFTFYLINKFHVSVQESQIYLFIFLASVAAGTILGGPLGDRYGRKLIIWVSILGAAPFTLLLPHVGLGLTIILAILIGLIISSAFSAILVYATELIPGKVGMIAGLFFGFAFGMGGIGSAVLGWLADQTSIEYVFNICAYLPLIGVVTGLLPNISQQKK
- a CDS encoding RagB/SusD family nutrient uptake outer membrane protein; amino-acid sequence: MDEKDERGGWVGRDNGPNGYHNWAGNTPIQLLVDDYETIDGQKFSWSNPTMAASPYQNRDPRLKATILYDGADWKPRTADVAERDKANQIQTGQYEIMNAKGQKVIQFGLDTRKSPIEDWNGSRTGYYIRKFTDPDPTMQDQNTRQRIPWPMFRYTEAILNYVEACLELGEENEAKTWLNKIRFRAGMPAIPTAETGAALKARYRNERRIELAYEEHRFFDARRWMIAAETIGRKANIINITGTLKAGKNVTLYQYNPDNYTYTYTVSNIDPGIENRNWDDKMYYTSLHRDEVNRNTKLIQNPGY